One stretch of Armigeres subalbatus isolate Guangzhou_Male chromosome 2, GZ_Asu_2, whole genome shotgun sequence DNA includes these proteins:
- the LOC134215763 gene encoding uncharacterized protein LOC134215763, protein MSTARIVPPTEEELEKEKQAILGLKFLEIIWCVICIGIRAVGVHDDLEPFPHEMFFCGVYVGYALISVFFFVIVCCGYCKVNYVIEAVVSLAGFVAFAACGFRAMYHVEEDVHMRFLTDKGEWYHEFFIISRLESIFSMQTAGIFLVHGILMLDVLHGRNKEDYEQLRLVPFWVPPYRKLMRFCCICCCGRY, encoded by the exons ATGTCAACCGCACGCATTGTTCCTCCCACCGAGGAAGAATTGGAAAAGGAGAAGCAGGCCATACTCGGGCTGAAGTTTCTAGAGATC ATCTGGTGCGTGATCTGCATTGGGATACGAGCGGTTGGCGTCCACGACGATTTGGAACCGTTTCCACACGAAATGTTTTTCTGCGGAGTCTACGTGGGATATGCTCTGATATCTGTGTTCTTCTTCGTGATCGTGTGCTGTGGTTACTGCAAGGTGAATTACGTGATTGAAGCCGTGGTTTCGTTGGCGGGGTTCGTAGCCTTTGCGGCCTGTGGATTCAGGGCGATGTATCACGTCGAGGAGGACGTCCATATGCGGTTTTTGACCGATAAGGGGGAATGGTATCATGAGTTTTTTATTATAAGCCGGCTGGAAAGTATTTTCTCAATGCAGACGGCAGGGATTTTTCTGGTGCACGGAATCCTAATGTTGGACGTACTGCatggaagaaacaaggaagattATGAGCAATTACGTTTAGTACCATTCTGGGTTCCACCGTATCGGAAACTAATGAGATTCTGTTGTATATGTTGTTGTGGAAGATACTAA